The Coffea arabica cultivar ET-39 chromosome 4e, Coffea Arabica ET-39 HiFi, whole genome shotgun sequence genome includes a window with the following:
- the LOC140005586 gene encoding uncharacterized protein — protein sequence MADLLARMVDQQGQGHGNNAGNPGNNPGGPSPDLPEGWMDRIMDIFAALGYPEERQVSFVVFQFEGPARAWWNVIKAKWEREQTSWTWVNFTRECNEKYLPPIVQERREEDFIRLHQGPLSVAEYETQFTKLSRFAPELVLTDRKRIRRFVQGLNVEIQEALAAAQLDTFSQTLEKAQRIETARESGESFP from the exons ATGGCAGATTTGCTGGCACGAATGGTggaccaacagggtcagggtCATGGGAATAATGCCggaaaccctggaaataatccag GTGGACCTAGCCCTGACTTACCTGAGGGATGGATGGACCGCATTATGGATATATTCGCTGCGCTCGGGTATCCAGAGGAACGGCAGGTATCTTTTGTTgtcttccaatttgagggaccagcccgagcatggtggaatgtaataAAGGCTAAGTGGGAACGAGAGCAGACCTCCTGGACTTGGGTCAATTTCACCCGTGAGTGTAACGAGAAGTATTTGCCACCAATTGTTCAAGAAAGGCGGGAAGAGGACTTTATCCGCCTGCATCAAGGGCCGTTAAGTGTGGCAGAGTACGAGACACAatttaccaaactctctcgttttGCTCCAGAGTTAGTACTAACAGACCGAAAGAGAATTCGTCGGTTTGTCCAGGGGTTAAACGTGGAAATACAAGAGGCACTGGCGGCTGCCCAGTTAGATACATTCAGCCAAACCCTGGAAAAGGCACAGCGAATAGAGACTGCAAGGGAGTCAGGTGAAAGCTTTCCGTGA